In Rattus norvegicus strain BN/NHsdMcwi chromosome 3, GRCr8, whole genome shotgun sequence, a genomic segment contains:
- the LOC134486237 gene encoding Y-linked testis-specific protein 1-like: MKKRMCLRRMSTPSFQEWMRRRPSPQALGNIVGCRISHGWKEGDEPVTQWKAVILDQLPTNPSIYLVKYDGIDCVYGLELHSDERILKLKVLTPKVVFPQVKDAHLASAMVGRAVEHKFEGKHGSKDNWRGVVPSQVPIMKDWFYITYKKDTVLYIYQLLDDYAEGNLSIIPENPPAEVKSDVDSDILTGQCVQFTRSDGSKQIDKVIYQVLAKPSV; this comes from the coding sequence atgaagaagaggatgtgtctgaggaggatgagcacaccatccttccaggaGTGGatgaggaggaggccttctccccaggccctggggaacattgtgggatgcagaatttctcatggatggaaggaaggcgatgagcccgtcacccaatggaaagccgtcattctagatcaactgccaacaaatccctctatctatctggtcaagtatgatggaattgattgtgtctacggactggaacttcacagtgatgagaggattttaaagcttaaggtcttgactcccaaagtagtgtttcctcaagtgaaagatgcccatctcgccagtgccatggttggccgagctgtggagcataaatttgagggcaaacatggttCTAAGGataactggaggggggtggtcccatcccaggtgccgatcatgaaggactggttttacatcacctacaaGAAAGAtacagtcctatacatctaccagctcttggatgattacgcagaaggtaacctcAGTATCATTCCAGAgaatcctccagcagaggtgaagtctgacgttgacagcgacatcttaaccggtcaatgtgtgcagttcaccagaagcgacgggtccaaacagatcgacaaagtcatttaccaagttctagccaagccttctgtgtag